One genomic region from Pseudomonas hormoni encodes:
- the astD gene encoding succinylglutamate-semialdehyde dehydrogenase: MMNSLYIAGEWLAGQGEAFQSLNPVTQQVLWAGEGATAAQVESAVQAARQAFPGWARRTLDERITVLEAFAAALKNNADELARCIGEETGKPLWESATEVTSMVNKIAISVQSYRERTGEKSGPLGDATAVLRHKPHGVVAVFGPYNFPGHLPNGHIVPALLAGNSVLFKPSELTPKVAELTVKCWIEAGLPAGVLNLLQGARETGIALAANPGIDGLFFTGSSRTGNHLHQQFAGRPDKILALEMGGNNPLVVDEVADLDAAVYTIIQSAFISAGQRCTCARRLLVPQGAWGDTLLARLVAVSSTIEVGAFDQQPAPFMGSVISLGAAKALMDAQEHLLANGAVALLEMTQPQAQAALLTPGILDVTAVADRPDEELFGPLLQVIRYADFEAAIAEANDTDYGLAAGLLSDSEARYQQFWLESRAGIVNWNKQLTGAASSAPFGGVGASGNHRASAYYAADYCAYPVASLETPSLVLPAALTPGVKMA, translated from the coding sequence ATAATGAATTCGCTATACATCGCAGGTGAATGGCTTGCCGGTCAGGGCGAAGCCTTCCAGTCGCTGAACCCGGTGACCCAGCAAGTGCTGTGGGCCGGCGAGGGCGCTACCGCCGCTCAGGTTGAATCGGCCGTGCAAGCGGCGCGTCAGGCGTTTCCGGGCTGGGCCCGTCGTACCCTGGATGAACGCATCACCGTGCTGGAGGCTTTTGCCGCAGCGCTGAAAAACAACGCTGACGAGCTGGCGCGTTGCATCGGTGAAGAAACCGGTAAACCGCTGTGGGAGTCGGCGACTGAAGTGACCAGCATGGTCAACAAGATTGCGATCTCGGTGCAGAGCTATCGTGAACGCACCGGCGAGAAGAGCGGCCCGCTGGGCGACGCCACCGCCGTGTTGCGCCACAAGCCGCATGGCGTGGTCGCAGTGTTCGGTCCTTACAATTTCCCCGGTCACTTGCCCAACGGTCACATCGTGCCGGCGCTGCTGGCCGGTAACAGCGTGCTGTTCAAGCCGAGCGAGCTGACCCCGAAAGTTGCCGAATTGACGGTCAAGTGCTGGATCGAAGCCGGTCTGCCGGCAGGCGTGTTGAACCTGCTGCAAGGCGCTCGTGAAACCGGTATCGCCCTGGCGGCGAACCCAGGCATCGACGGTCTGTTCTTCACGGGTTCGAGCCGCACCGGCAATCACTTGCACCAGCAGTTTGCTGGTCGACCGGACAAGATCCTGGCGCTGGAGATGGGCGGTAACAACCCGCTGGTGGTCGATGAAGTGGCCGATCTTGATGCCGCGGTTTACACCATCATTCAGTCGGCGTTCATTTCCGCCGGTCAGCGTTGCACCTGTGCTCGCCGCTTGCTGGTGCCGCAGGGCGCCTGGGGCGACACGCTGTTGGCGCGTCTGGTGGCGGTCAGCTCGACGATTGAAGTCGGTGCCTTCGATCAGCAACCGGCGCCGTTCATGGGCTCGGTGATTTCCCTCGGCGCTGCGAAAGCCTTGATGGACGCGCAGGAACATCTGCTGGCCAATGGCGCCGTGGCGCTGCTGGAAATGACTCAGCCTCAGGCGCAAGCCGCGCTGCTGACGCCGGGCATTCTGGATGTAACGGCAGTGGCCGATCGTCCTGACGAAGAGCTGTTCGGCCCGCTGCTGCAAGTGATCCGCTACGCTGATTTTGAAGCGGCGATCGCTGAAGCCAACGACACCGACTATGGCCTGGCGGCCGGTCTGCTGTCGGATTCCGAAGCGCGTTATCAGCAGTTCTGGCTGGAAAGCCGTGCCGGTATCGTCAACTGGAACAAGCAGCTGACCGGTGCTGCGAGCAGCGCACCTTTCGGCGGTGTCGGTGCCTCGGGCAACCATCGCGCGAGCGCCTACTACGCGGCAGATTACTGCGCGTACCCGGTGGCCTCGCTGGAAACGCCGAGCCTGGTGTTGCCTGCGGCCCTTACGCCAGGCGTGAAGATGGCGTGA
- the astA gene encoding arginine N-succinyltransferase, whose protein sequence is MIVRPVRSSDLPALIDLARSTGTGLTTLPANEERLAHRVGWAEKTFRGEAGRGDADYLFVLEDDDGRVVGISAIAGAVGLREPWYNFRVGLTVSASQELNIYREIPTLFLANDLTGNSELCSLFLHADYRTGLNGRMLAKARMLFIAEFPQLFGNKIIAEMRGVSDEAGRSPFWESLGRHFFKMEFSQADYLTGVGNKAFIAELMPKFPLYTCFLSPDARNVIGQVHPDTEPALSMLKSEGFSYQGYVDIFDAGPAVECETGKIRAVRDSQALVLAIGTPGDDATPFLIHNRKREDCRITAAPARFAAGTLVVDPQTAKRLQLNAGDQVRAVPLSAARESK, encoded by the coding sequence ATGATCGTTCGTCCCGTACGCAGCAGCGATTTACCCGCTCTGATCGACCTGGCCCGCAGCACCGGCACCGGCCTGACCACCTTGCCGGCCAACGAAGAGCGTCTGGCCCATCGGGTCGGCTGGGCCGAGAAGACCTTTCGCGGCGAAGCCGGGCGGGGCGACGCGGACTACCTGTTCGTGCTCGAAGACGACGATGGTCGAGTGGTGGGTATTTCCGCCATTGCCGGCGCCGTCGGTCTGCGTGAACCCTGGTACAACTTCCGGGTTGGCCTGACGGTCAGCGCCTCGCAAGAGCTGAACATCTACCGCGAAATCCCGACGCTGTTCCTGGCCAACGACCTGACCGGCAACTCCGAACTGTGCTCGCTGTTCCTGCACGCCGATTACCGCACGGGCCTCAACGGTCGCATGCTGGCCAAGGCGCGGATGCTGTTCATCGCGGAGTTCCCGCAGCTGTTCGGCAACAAGATCATCGCCGAGATGCGCGGTGTGTCTGACGAAGCCGGGCGTTCGCCGTTCTGGGAAAGCCTGGGTCGGCACTTCTTCAAGATGGAATTCAGCCAGGCCGATTACCTGACTGGCGTGGGCAACAAGGCGTTCATCGCCGAGCTGATGCCGAAATTCCCGCTGTACACCTGCTTCCTGTCGCCGGATGCGCGCAACGTGATCGGTCAGGTTCACCCCGACACCGAGCCGGCGCTGTCGATGCTCAAGAGCGAAGGTTTCAGCTACCAAGGCTACGTCGACATCTTCGACGCCGGCCCGGCGGTCGAGTGCGAAACCGGCAAGATCCGCGCGGTGCGCGACAGCCAGGCGCTGGTGTTGGCCATTGGCACGCCGGGTGACGATGCCACGCCTTTCCTGATTCACAACCGCAAGCGCGAAGACTGCCGGATCACTGCCGCACCAGCACGCTTCGCCGCCGGCACGTTGGTCGTCGATCCACAGACCGCCAAACGTCTTCAACTCAACGCCGGCGATCAGGTTCGCGCCGTTCCGTTGTCTGCTGCTCGGGAGTCGAAATAA
- the aruF gene encoding arginine/ornithine succinyltransferase subunit alpha produces the protein MLVMRPAQMADLGEVQRLAADSPIGVTSLPDDVERLSDKIAASEASFSAEVSFNGEESYFFVLEDTATGKLVGCSAIVASAGYSEPFYSFRNETFVHASRELKIHNKIHVLSQCHDLTGNSLLTSFYVQRELVGSPWAELNSRGRLLFVASHPERFADSVVTEIVGYSDENGDSPFWDAIGRNFFDLNYAEAERLCGLKSRTFLAELMPHYPIYVPLLPDSAQEAMGQVHPRAQITFDILMREGFETDHYIDIFDGGPTLHARVSGIRSIAQSRVVPVKIGEPVKGAGRQYLVSNAQLQDYRAVLLELDYAPGKPVTLDLEAAEALGVGEGASVRLVAV, from the coding sequence ATGCTGGTGATGCGCCCCGCGCAAATGGCTGATCTGGGCGAGGTACAGCGTCTGGCTGCGGACAGCCCGATTGGTGTCACTTCCTTGCCGGATGACGTTGAACGCCTGAGCGACAAGATCGCCGCGAGCGAAGCTTCGTTCTCCGCCGAAGTCAGCTTCAATGGTGAAGAGAGCTATTTCTTCGTCCTCGAAGACACCGCCACCGGCAAACTGGTGGGCTGTTCTGCCATCGTGGCGTCAGCCGGTTATTCGGAGCCGTTCTACAGCTTCCGCAATGAAACCTTCGTGCACGCTTCCCGCGAGTTGAAGATTCATAACAAGATTCACGTGCTCTCCCAGTGCCACGACCTGACCGGCAACAGTTTGCTGACCAGTTTCTACGTACAGCGCGAGTTGGTGGGGTCGCCTTGGGCCGAGCTCAACTCCCGTGGTCGCTTGCTGTTCGTGGCCAGCCATCCGGAGCGCTTTGCCGATTCCGTGGTGACCGAGATCGTCGGTTACAGCGACGAAAACGGCGACTCGCCGTTCTGGGACGCCATCGGTCGCAACTTCTTCGACCTTAATTACGCCGAGGCCGAGCGCCTGTGCGGTCTGAAGAGCCGAACCTTCCTCGCCGAATTGATGCCGCATTACCCGATCTACGTGCCGCTGCTGCCGGACTCCGCGCAAGAAGCGATGGGCCAGGTGCACCCACGGGCGCAGATCACCTTCGACATCCTGATGCGCGAAGGCTTCGAGACCGATCACTACATCGACATTTTCGACGGCGGCCCGACCCTGCATGCGCGTGTTTCGGGGATCCGTTCGATCGCCCAGAGCCGTGTGGTTCCGGTGAAAATCGGCGAGCCGGTCAAAGGCGCCGGTCGTCAATACCTAGTGTCCAACGCCCAGTTGCAGGATTACCGCGCCGTGTTGCTCGAGCTCGATTACGCGCCGGGCAAACCCGTGACCCTGGACCTGGAAGCAGCCGAGGCCCTGGGCGTCGGTGAAGGTGCGAGCGTGCGCCTGGTGGCGGTTTAA
- a CDS encoding aspartate aminotransferase family protein gives MSVEHAAVERADFDQVMVPNYSPAAFIPVRGAGSRVWDQSGRELIDFAGGIAVNVLGHAHPALVGALTEQANKLWHVSNVFTNEPALRLAHKLINATFAERAFFCNSGAEANEAAFKLARRVGFDRFGSEKYEIIAALNSFHGRTLFTVNVGGQSKYSDGFGPKITGITHVPYNDLAALKAAISDKTCAVVLEPIQGESGVIPAELEYLQGARDLCTAHNALLIFDEVQTGMGRTGKLFAYQQYGVIPDILTSAKSLGGGFPIAAMLTTEDLAKHLVVGTHGTTYGGNPLACAVAEAVIDVINTPEVLAGVNAKHDKFKARLEQIGEKYGLFTQVRGMGLLIGCVLSDAWKGKAKDIFNAAEREGLMVLQAGPDVVRFAPSLVVEDADIDEGLNRFERAAAKLTQA, from the coding sequence ATGTCCGTTGAGCACGCTGCGGTAGAACGCGCCGATTTCGATCAGGTAATGGTTCCCAACTATTCGCCTGCCGCCTTCATTCCTGTGCGTGGCGCCGGCTCCCGCGTTTGGGATCAGTCTGGCCGCGAGCTGATCGACTTCGCCGGCGGGATTGCCGTCAACGTATTGGGCCATGCGCACCCGGCGCTGGTCGGTGCCTTGACCGAACAGGCGAACAAGCTGTGGCACGTGTCCAACGTGTTCACCAATGAGCCGGCCCTGCGCCTGGCGCATAAGCTGATCAACGCGACCTTTGCCGAGCGTGCGTTCTTCTGCAACTCCGGCGCCGAAGCCAACGAGGCCGCGTTCAAGCTGGCCCGTCGCGTCGGTTTCGACCGGTTCGGCAGCGAGAAGTACGAAATCATCGCCGCGCTCAACAGCTTCCACGGCCGCACCCTGTTCACCGTGAACGTCGGTGGTCAGTCGAAGTATTCCGATGGGTTCGGTCCGAAGATCACTGGCATCACTCACGTGCCGTACAACGATCTGGCCGCGCTCAAAGCCGCCATTTCCGACAAGACCTGCGCTGTGGTGCTGGAGCCAATCCAGGGCGAAAGCGGTGTCATCCCGGCCGAACTCGAATACCTGCAAGGCGCCCGTGACCTCTGCACCGCGCACAACGCGCTGCTGATCTTCGACGAAGTGCAAACCGGCATGGGCCGTACCGGCAAGCTGTTCGCCTACCAGCAATACGGCGTGATCCCGGACATCCTGACCAGCGCCAAGAGCCTGGGCGGCGGTTTCCCGATCGCGGCGATGCTGACCACCGAAGACCTGGCCAAACACTTGGTCGTCGGCACCCACGGCACCACGTACGGCGGCAACCCGTTGGCGTGTGCAGTGGCCGAAGCGGTGATTGACGTGATCAACACCCCTGAAGTGCTGGCTGGCGTCAACGCCAAGCACGACAAGTTCAAGGCTCGCCTGGAACAGATCGGCGAGAAATACGGCCTGTTCACCCAGGTTCGTGGCATGGGCCTGTTGATTGGTTGCGTGCTGAGCGATGCCTGGAAAGGCAAGGCCAAGGACATCTTCAACGCCGCCGAGCGTGAAGGCCTGATGGTGTTGCAAGCCGGCCCGGACGTGGTGCGTTTTGCCCCGAGTCTGGTGGTTGAAGATGCGGATATCGACGAAGGTCTGAACCGCTTCGAACGCGCTGCGGCGAAACTGACGCAAGCCTGA
- a CDS encoding dermonecrotic toxin domain-containing protein has protein sequence MNQHEHGLTAHPDTLSKILPTWLLQTSPDTRRALKNVTPDASFRDGQANDLHEQALKALKTIKALSIEHWEHRNRLEQLLGKLKNARDFAEPLLTQALTTRFGLELDVKTTFLRLYIPQTIPWFSVKTGAARTWTVSLLDAALHNFEESETQADAYDAASTFITEPSPTGQFDTLPTIRQKITIAGFTRLCRELDIGGQYSAYLDDNLGVTNPLIDTVLKSNVRNAHQAALKSALHLGQLRQDLDQDACERILDLLEGRPSMTLNGERLHCHDLTMMSSALTGIVIFAPDLERTREVSPIVVYIPDDPEHPVKQYPDTLAFMKELTHKLRSPAYQQFFSRFVDHQERGHFFADLNHRLSTVTWHQRQHGDPTPSWRDTPIDKPNLQFSVGTLKIGLWSLYQRQLDKILNDARTIAISTANADRNARWAQWDAFSKIASTILEVAAFVALPFVPFLGELTLAYMAYQALDETFEGIVDWAEGLKKEAFGHLMGVLESAVQLGTFAVGGAIVMGEVKPLLSRETLRFFDKLAPVMSTDGKTRYWKPDLSPYEHSTNLPTTAKPDHLGLYRHEGKTLLPIEDKLYAVKRNGETGQFQIQHPQRAEAYQPLLRHNGHGAWQTRLEQPLSWDRETVMRRIGHSVESLSSEEREQILRISGYHENMLREMHVDNLPPPSLLTDVIKRFKIDRDIQTLSEQIGSPDPDHYEALTHRLSLFESRYGELERTHDRQTQLLLGEVSGLPTDIAQELVSNATGSELLQLHNGRVPQRLKDVAHKAMEAVRASRAHEGLYSDSLETADTYRLALHSLESLPHWPDTLRIEVRDYSHDGVLHDSIGQANAPLVKTLVRGDDGTYRAYEDSDLPGDFYTAILQALPKTERDRLGLSIDDGQRLKRRIAEHALNQPQLRKLFAKYPHRKPFYDPTTMRLPGGSEGYSRNHPNSPTLDERVREVYPGLTQEELRTVVADLQRHPDGARIELARLHNELGRLHQELNTWINDAPVVHPETGLALSDLGRQAEQHNRRLLAQEIQRSWRRQSDRDLDAPENSVRYVLRFEEPILGDLPALTADFSHVSLLALEGRQAEHGLHGFLQHFKNLRRLDLRRISLTTLPDAIPQMANLDTLLLSDCGIRFDAMAWSKLSSLKKLAMLDLFRNPFDALPDIEAMPELMHLDLSETGLTEMPAGALKHPRLNTLLLMNNRITELPDGLFTSVLYDKRGVHLSNNPLTLQTRELIKQQYFETSYDLGVHAPDTDIERVRALYPNLEVEQASDFVYELPGTLEDGRIELTNLEAELTQLSNDLAAWTADVPPLHPLTGEPFNAYQLFTEHANRDEIMQVLERCWRHDSDMDDFNEVLEPTFELNIRPVVNGELPTLSADFSHVSSLVLESADGVTRIGRFLESFPKLKRLRLRDCDLGNIPDAVFKMGQLRSLSFNSCRIGLSAESVKALAGMEQLDYLDLGFNPLGQTPDLSQMPGLSTILLHETGITEIPKGLFHLSELDWSDLSNNAITELSSDLMELPVEIAENITLRGNPFSEESLSRLISYFEQTGVDFGVEEVIDRGEMQVSTSEGSEIDE, from the coding sequence ATGAATCAACACGAACACGGGCTTACCGCTCATCCGGACACACTGTCCAAAATCCTTCCGACCTGGTTACTACAAACGTCGCCCGACACGCGCCGCGCACTGAAGAATGTCACGCCCGACGCTTCCTTCCGGGACGGCCAGGCAAACGACCTGCATGAGCAGGCACTCAAAGCACTCAAAACAATCAAAGCACTCAGCATCGAACACTGGGAGCATCGAAACCGGCTGGAGCAACTGCTCGGCAAACTGAAAAACGCCCGGGACTTTGCCGAACCGCTTCTGACTCAGGCCCTGACAACCCGCTTCGGCCTGGAACTGGACGTCAAGACAACCTTCCTGCGCCTGTACATTCCTCAGACCATTCCGTGGTTTTCGGTCAAAACCGGAGCCGCCCGCACCTGGACGGTGTCATTGCTCGACGCTGCACTGCACAACTTCGAAGAATCGGAGACACAAGCAGATGCCTACGACGCCGCGTCCACCTTTATCACCGAGCCCTCACCCACGGGACAGTTCGACACCCTGCCGACGATCAGGCAGAAAATCACCATCGCCGGATTCACCCGGCTGTGTCGGGAGCTGGACATCGGCGGCCAGTACAGCGCTTACCTCGACGACAATCTGGGGGTCACCAATCCGCTGATCGACACTGTTTTAAAGTCAAACGTCAGAAACGCACACCAGGCCGCGCTCAAATCAGCACTGCATCTTGGGCAGCTCCGGCAAGACCTGGATCAGGATGCCTGCGAGCGGATTCTTGATCTGCTGGAAGGACGCCCGAGCATGACGCTGAACGGGGAGCGACTGCATTGTCATGACTTGACGATGATGTCTTCGGCGCTGACCGGCATTGTCATTTTTGCTCCCGACCTTGAGCGCACGCGCGAGGTATCGCCGATCGTGGTCTACATCCCGGATGACCCCGAGCATCCCGTCAAGCAGTACCCCGATACGCTGGCGTTCATGAAAGAACTGACCCACAAGTTGCGTTCGCCTGCCTATCAACAGTTTTTCAGTCGTTTCGTCGATCACCAGGAACGAGGCCATTTTTTCGCCGACCTCAACCACCGCCTCAGCACCGTGACCTGGCATCAGCGCCAACACGGTGACCCAACGCCCAGTTGGCGGGATACGCCCATCGACAAACCCAACCTGCAGTTTTCGGTGGGCACCCTCAAAATCGGTCTGTGGTCCCTCTATCAACGGCAACTGGACAAAATCCTCAATGATGCGCGCACTATCGCCATCTCCACCGCCAACGCAGACAGGAACGCGCGATGGGCACAGTGGGACGCCTTCAGCAAAATCGCCTCGACGATTCTTGAAGTAGCCGCCTTCGTTGCCCTGCCCTTTGTACCGTTCCTCGGTGAACTAACGCTGGCCTATATGGCCTACCAGGCGCTCGACGAAACCTTCGAGGGCATCGTGGATTGGGCCGAAGGGTTGAAAAAGGAAGCGTTCGGACACCTGATGGGGGTCCTCGAGTCGGCCGTTCAATTGGGGACATTCGCCGTGGGCGGTGCCATCGTCATGGGGGAAGTCAAACCGCTGCTGTCCCGGGAAACGCTGAGGTTTTTTGACAAGCTCGCACCGGTCATGAGCACCGATGGAAAAACCCGCTACTGGAAGCCGGACTTGTCGCCCTACGAGCACTCCACCAACCTGCCGACAACAGCCAAACCCGACCACCTCGGCCTCTACCGGCATGAAGGCAAAACCCTCCTCCCCATTGAAGACAAGCTCTATGCGGTAAAACGCAACGGCGAGACCGGTCAATTTCAGATTCAGCACCCGCAGCGCGCCGAGGCTTATCAACCGCTTCTGCGGCACAACGGCCACGGTGCATGGCAGACCCGACTCGAACAACCGCTGAGCTGGGACCGGGAAACCGTCATGCGCCGAATCGGCCATAGCGTCGAATCGCTCTCCAGCGAAGAGCGCGAGCAGATCCTGCGTATCAGCGGTTATCACGAGAACATGTTGCGCGAGATGCATGTCGACAACCTGCCACCGCCGTCACTGCTGACCGACGTGATCAAGCGCTTCAAAATCGATCGGGATATCCAGACGCTTAGCGAGCAGATCGGCAGCCCGGACCCCGATCACTATGAGGCCCTGACCCATCGCCTATCGCTGTTCGAATCTCGCTATGGAGAACTTGAAAGAACCCATGATCGCCAGACCCAGCTACTGCTCGGCGAGGTGTCGGGGCTACCTACAGACATCGCGCAAGAACTGGTGAGCAATGCAACTGGCTCAGAACTGCTGCAACTGCACAACGGTCGTGTGCCCCAGCGCCTCAAGGATGTCGCGCACAAAGCCATGGAAGCTGTACGGGCGAGCCGTGCCCACGAGGGACTTTATTCTGATTCGCTGGAAACCGCAGACACCTATCGTCTGGCGCTGCACAGCCTGGAATCGCTGCCCCATTGGCCCGATACCCTGCGCATCGAAGTGAGGGATTATTCCCATGACGGAGTGCTGCACGACAGCATTGGCCAAGCCAATGCGCCCCTCGTCAAAACGTTGGTGCGCGGTGACGACGGCACCTACCGGGCTTATGAGGATAGCGACCTGCCCGGCGACTTTTACACCGCCATACTGCAAGCATTACCGAAAACAGAACGTGACCGGTTGGGCCTCTCCATTGACGATGGCCAACGCCTCAAACGGCGCATCGCGGAACATGCCCTGAACCAACCGCAATTACGCAAGCTGTTTGCAAAATATCCTCACCGAAAGCCCTTCTACGATCCCACCACCATGCGCCTGCCTGGAGGATCAGAGGGTTACAGCCGCAATCACCCCAATTCACCTACGCTCGATGAACGGGTTCGCGAGGTTTATCCCGGCCTGACCCAAGAGGAACTGCGGACCGTGGTCGCCGATTTACAGCGTCACCCCGATGGCGCTCGCATTGAGCTTGCTCGCTTGCATAACGAACTGGGTCGACTGCATCAAGAGCTGAACACCTGGATCAACGATGCACCTGTCGTTCATCCAGAAACCGGTCTGGCACTCAGCGATCTGGGGCGCCAGGCCGAACAGCACAATCGCCGGCTACTGGCTCAGGAAATCCAGCGCAGCTGGCGCCGGCAATCAGACCGAGACCTGGATGCGCCGGAAAACAGTGTCCGGTATGTGCTGCGCTTCGAGGAGCCGATACTGGGCGACCTGCCGGCACTGACGGCCGACTTCAGTCACGTGTCGTTACTTGCCCTTGAAGGTAGGCAGGCAGAGCACGGACTTCACGGTTTCCTGCAACACTTCAAAAACCTTCGTCGTCTCGATTTGCGCCGCATCTCCCTGACCACCCTGCCCGACGCCATCCCCCAAATGGCAAACCTCGATACGCTGTTGCTCAGCGATTGCGGTATCAGGTTTGACGCCATGGCCTGGTCAAAACTGTCCTCCTTGAAAAAACTGGCGATGCTGGACCTGTTCCGCAATCCGTTTGATGCGCTACCCGACATCGAAGCCATGCCTGAACTGATGCATCTGGACCTGAGTGAAACAGGCCTGACTGAAATGCCCGCCGGCGCCCTGAAACACCCCCGGCTCAACACCCTCTTACTGATGAACAACCGGATCACCGAGTTACCTGACGGGTTGTTCACCAGCGTGCTCTACGACAAGCGCGGGGTGCATCTTTCAAACAATCCGCTCACCCTCCAGACACGCGAACTCATCAAGCAACAATACTTCGAAACCTCTTACGATTTGGGCGTGCATGCCCCCGACACGGATATAGAGAGAGTCAGGGCGCTCTACCCGAATCTGGAAGTCGAGCAGGCCAGCGATTTCGTCTACGAATTGCCCGGCACACTGGAAGATGGCCGCATCGAGCTGACAAATCTGGAAGCGGAACTCACTCAACTGAGCAACGATCTGGCGGCCTGGACAGCCGACGTGCCACCTCTGCACCCGCTGACGGGCGAACCGTTCAATGCCTACCAGCTATTTACCGAGCACGCCAACCGCGACGAAATCATGCAAGTGCTGGAGCGATGCTGGCGGCACGACAGCGATATGGACGACTTCAATGAAGTGCTTGAACCCACCTTTGAACTCAACATACGCCCCGTTGTAAACGGGGAGCTGCCCACCCTGAGCGCCGACTTCAGTCATGTCTCGTCACTCGTACTAGAGAGCGCCGATGGTGTGACGCGCATCGGGCGTTTCCTGGAGTCCTTCCCCAAACTGAAACGCCTTCGGCTGCGTGATTGCGACCTGGGCAATATTCCCGATGCAGTGTTCAAGATGGGTCAACTGCGGTCGCTATCGTTTAACAGTTGCCGCATCGGTTTGTCTGCGGAGTCGGTAAAAGCGCTGGCAGGAATGGAACAGCTCGACTATCTGGATCTGGGCTTCAACCCGTTGGGGCAAACACCTGATCTGAGTCAGATGCCGGGGCTCTCAACCATCCTGCTCCACGAAACAGGCATCACGGAAATACCCAAGGGCCTGTTTCATCTGTCCGAACTGGATTGGTCAGACTTGAGCAACAACGCAATCACGGAGCTTTCCAGCGACCTGATGGAACTGCCGGTAGAAATTGCAGAAAACATCACGCTCAGAGGCAATCCGTTTTCGGAAGAGAGCCTGTCACGCCTGATCAGTTACTTCGAACAAACCGGCGTGGATTTTGGTGTCGAAGAAGTAATCGATCGAGGTGAAATGCAGGTGTCCACCTCTGAAGGTTCCGAGATCGACGAGTAG
- a CDS encoding GlxA family transcriptional regulator: MTAHRIGFLIWPSTKALTLALAEEALRVAQRVHPDVVYELSFLQAEPPTEGAWQLPGEPWAGKLENFQKLFLLADEPPTTLAPALSSSLKQLVRAGCVIGGLSAGVYPLAQLGLLDGYRAAVHWRWQDDFAERFPKVIATSHLFDWDRDRLTACGGLSVLDLLLAVLARDHGAELAGAVSEELVVERIREGGERQRIPLQNRLGSSHPKLTQAVLLMEANIEEPLTTDEIAQHVCVSRRQLERIFKQYLNRVPSQYYLELRLNKARQMLMQTSKSIIQIGLSCGFSSGPHFSSAYRNFFGATPREDRNQRRSSSPFELSSVPSERG, from the coding sequence ATGACTGCCCATCGAATTGGTTTCCTGATTTGGCCCAGCACTAAAGCACTGACGCTTGCGCTGGCTGAGGAGGCCTTGCGTGTTGCCCAGCGTGTGCATCCGGACGTTGTCTACGAACTGTCGTTTTTGCAGGCCGAACCGCCGACTGAAGGCGCCTGGCAATTGCCGGGTGAACCGTGGGCCGGCAAGCTCGAAAACTTCCAGAAACTGTTCCTGCTCGCCGATGAGCCGCCGACCACACTCGCGCCGGCGCTCAGCAGTTCGCTGAAACAACTGGTACGCGCCGGTTGCGTGATCGGTGGTCTGTCGGCCGGTGTCTACCCGTTGGCGCAACTCGGTTTGCTCGATGGTTATCGCGCTGCCGTGCACTGGCGCTGGCAGGACGATTTCGCCGAGCGTTTCCCGAAAGTCATCGCCACCAGTCATCTGTTCGACTGGGATCGCGATCGCCTGACCGCGTGCGGCGGCCTGTCGGTGCTCGATCTGTTGTTGGCAGTGCTGGCCCGTGATCACGGTGCCGAACTGGCCGGTGCCGTGTCCGAAGAGCTGGTGGTCGAGCGCATCCGCGAAGGCGGCGAGCGCCAACGCATTCCGCTGCAGAATCGCCTCGGTTCCAGCCATCCGAAGCTCACCCAGGCGGTGTTGCTGATGGAAGCCAATATCGAAGAACCGCTGACCACCGACGAAATCGCCCAGCATGTGTGCGTGTCCCGTCGGCAGTTGGAGCGCATCTTCAAGCAATACCTCAACCGCGTGCCGAGCCAGTACTACCTGGAACTGCGGCTGAACAAGGCCCGGCAAATGCTGATGCAAACCAGCAAGTCGATCATCCAGATCGGCCTGTCGTGTGGCTTCTCCTCGGGGCCGCATTTCTCCAGCGCCTACCGCAACTTCTTCGGCGCCACGCCGCGGGAAGATCGCAACCAGCGGCGCAGCAGCAGTCCGTTCGAGTTGTCGTCGGTGCCTTCCGAGCGCGGTTGA